One Helianthus annuus cultivar XRQ/B chromosome 7, HanXRQr2.0-SUNRISE, whole genome shotgun sequence genomic region harbors:
- the LOC110919034 gene encoding uncharacterized protein LOC110919034 produces the protein MNANGFFFFKFKTKEGMDKLVEDEPWLIRNVPIILKEWSASVKLEKEAIKAIPVWVKMHEVPLAAYTEDGLSLLASKIGVPKMLDSYTTTMCAESWGRSSYARALIEIQAGAELKRSVTVAIPSLEGKGHSMEEVKIEYDWEPLRCSSCCVFGHDDNSCPTSTQVVSSGDSGKKIDDFRVVGAKKKKATNQGLHMNNQKPKVVYRPVVNPKPISSLKKPMNNQVSTSNPFDVLKDDDGGQGGSTVGHIEKKAKQINDKQDSDEDEVEEVYNETNEFMVSGTHPSSSRARASNSSTKGSNG, from the coding sequence ATGAATGCGAacgggttctttttctttaaattcaaaACAAAGGAAGGGATGGATAAATTGGTGGAGGATGAACCTTGGTTGATTAGAAATGTTCCGATAATTTTGAAGGAGTGGTCGGCCTCTGTCAAGTTGGAAAAAGAAGCTATAAAGGCTATCCCAGTTTGGGTTAAGATGCATGAAGTGCCGTTAGCAGCATATACTGAGGACGGTCTTAGTTTGCTCGCTTCTAAGATAGGGGTGCCTAAGATGCTTGATTCGTACACTACTACAATGTGTGCTGAGTCATGGGGAAGAAGCAGTTATGCTAGAGCTCTCATTGAAATTCAAGCCGGGGCTGAGTTAAAGAGGAGTGTTACTGTTGCAATCCCGTCTTTAGAGGGTAAGGGTCACTCAATGGAGGAGGTTAAAAtagaatatgattgggagcctttaaggTGCTCATCTTGTTGCGTGTTTGGTCATGATGATAACTCGTGCCCAACGAGCACTCAGGTTGTTTCGAGTGGGGATTCTGGAAAGAAGATTGATGATTTTCGGGTTGTGGGTGCAAAGAAGAAGAAAGCTACTAACCAAGGTCTTCATATGAATAATCAGAAGCCTAAGGTAGTGTACAGACCAGTTGTAAACCCTAAACCAATTTCGTCCTTGAAGAAGCCAATGAACAATCAGGTATCAACGTCAAACCCATTTGATGTTCTtaaggatgatgatggtggtcaGGGAGGTAGTACTGTGGGTCATATTGAGAAGAAGGCCAAGCAGATTAATGACAAGCAAGATTCAGATGAGGATGAGGTTGaggaagtctacaatgaaacgaATGAATTTATGGTTTCGGGAACACATCCTTCATCGTCTAGAGCCCGGGCAAGCAACTCATCCACAAAGGGTTCAAATGGCTAA